The following are encoded together in the Monodelphis domestica isolate mMonDom1 chromosome 5, mMonDom1.pri, whole genome shotgun sequence genome:
- the CIMIP4 gene encoding testis-expressed protein 33 isoform X3, with translation MGEKVHEPMKDLELDLHDEEKGETGHFPGMARGSRPPSNNQRLSQKDNGRQCWRGSKTALDQSQPKSHSPLPIGPLPTRDFSLKSTSRMGTTQSGEPRLSSGSSEGRDNCSRGVVTPRKCGSRSSSQSSRNSREELHSSKGAEDIRVDKAEGDDCASTDNQNISDKSLSCIPNNIRHKFGSSTVDQLVSEEQARRAIYEVIEGQKRVSSRVSKTRNPMESSAFADYYELGYNMRSNIFQASRARVPELPLLQQRHTENLTLGKKLGFWLPGPNYLPEIPLNYVSPTEFGRHRWPLLPF, from the exons ATGGGGGAGAAGGTTCATGAACCAATGAAG GATTTGGAACTGGATCTACATgatgaagagaaaggagagacaggcCATTTTCCAG GTATGGCTCGTGGGTCCAGGCCTCCATCAAACAATCAAAGATTGTCCCAGAAAGACAATGGCCGTCAGTGCTGGAGAGGATCCAAGACTGCTTTGGACCAATCCCAACCCAAGAGCCACTCACCACTTCCCATAGGACCTCTCCCAACAAGAGATTTCAGCCTGAAAAGTACTAGCCGAATGGGGACGACCCAATCTGGGGAGCCAAGGTTGAGCTCAGGGTCATCTGAAGGGAGGGATAACTGCAGCCGAGGGGTAGTCACCCCCAGGAAATGCGGGTCAAGAAGTTCCTCTCAGTCAAGTAGGAACTCTAGAGAGGAGCTGCATTCTTCCAAGGGAGCAGAGGATATCAGGGTCGACAAAGCTGAAGGGGATGACTGTGCTAGCACTGATAACCAGAATATTTCTGACAAAAGTCTCAGCTGCATCCCCAACAATATTCGGCACAAGTTTGGGAGCAGCACAGTGGATCAGCTGGTGTCTGAGGAGCAG GCTCGAAGGGCTATATATGAAGTGATTGAGGGACAGAAGAGGGTGAGCAGTCGTGTAAGCAAGACTCGGAATCCGATGGAATCCTCAGCGTTTGCAGATTATTATGAACTGGGCTACAATATGAGATCCAACATATTCCAAG CTTCCAGGGCCCGTGTGCCTGAGCTACCACTTCTCCAGCAGCGCCACACTGAAAATCttactttggggaaaaaactgGGCTTTTGGTTACCGGGCCCCAACTACTTACCTGAAATTCCTCTAAATTATGTAAGCCCCACAGAATTTGGCAGGCATCGATGGCCTCTCTTGCCATTCTAA
- the CIMIP4 gene encoding testis-expressed protein 33 isoform X5, which yields MGEKVHEPMKDLELDLHDEEKGETGHFPGMARGSRPPSNNQRLSQKDNGRQCWRGSKTALDQSQPKSHSPLPIGPLPTRDFSLKSTSRMGTTQSGEPRLSSGSSEGRDNCSRGVVTPRKCGSRSSSQSSRNSREELHSSKGAEDIRVDKAEGDDCASTDNQNISDKSLSCIPNNIRHKFGSSTVDQLVSEEQARRAIYEVIEGQKRVSSRVSKTRNPMESSAFADYYELGYNMRSNIFQVIVMLMWTTEAL from the exons ATGGGGGAGAAGGTTCATGAACCAATGAAG GATTTGGAACTGGATCTACATgatgaagagaaaggagagacaggcCATTTTCCAG GTATGGCTCGTGGGTCCAGGCCTCCATCAAACAATCAAAGATTGTCCCAGAAAGACAATGGCCGTCAGTGCTGGAGAGGATCCAAGACTGCTTTGGACCAATCCCAACCCAAGAGCCACTCACCACTTCCCATAGGACCTCTCCCAACAAGAGATTTCAGCCTGAAAAGTACTAGCCGAATGGGGACGACCCAATCTGGGGAGCCAAGGTTGAGCTCAGGGTCATCTGAAGGGAGGGATAACTGCAGCCGAGGGGTAGTCACCCCCAGGAAATGCGGGTCAAGAAGTTCCTCTCAGTCAAGTAGGAACTCTAGAGAGGAGCTGCATTCTTCCAAGGGAGCAGAGGATATCAGGGTCGACAAAGCTGAAGGGGATGACTGTGCTAGCACTGATAACCAGAATATTTCTGACAAAAGTCTCAGCTGCATCCCCAACAATATTCGGCACAAGTTTGGGAGCAGCACAGTGGATCAGCTGGTGTCTGAGGAGCAG GCTCGAAGGGCTATATATGAAGTGATTGAGGGACAGAAGAGGGTGAGCAGTCGTGTAAGCAAGACTCGGAATCCGATGGAATCCTCAGCGTTTGCAGATTATTATGAACTGGGCTACAATATGAGATCCAACATATTCCAAG TCATTGTCATGTTGATGTGGACCACAGAAGCACTTTGA
- the TST gene encoding thiosulfate sulfurtransferase — translation MNNKRVFLLLCPSGERLWAPAMVQQQVLYRALVSSKWLAESLRARKVGPSLRVLDVSWYPPLQRNAQQEYRERHIPGASFFNIEECRDQKSPYEMMLPSEEAFASYVGRLGVSNNTHVVVYDGDDLGSFYGPRAWWMFRVFGHRTVSVLNGGFRNWLQEGHPVTAEPTNPEPAVFKATLDKSLLKTYEQMLENLESKRFQMVDSRSQGRYLGTEAEPDSKDLEPGHIPGSLNMPFTEFLTAEGFEKSPEEIQAMFKAKKVDLSKPLIATCRKGVTACHIALAAYLCGKPDVAVYDGSWSEWFRRAPPELRVSQWKGGKA, via the exons TGTTCCTGCTTCTCTGTCCTTCTGGAGAACGGCTCTGGGCTCCCGCCATGGTGCAGCAACAGGTGCTCTACCGGGCTCTGGTGTCCTCCAAGTGGCTGGCGGAATCGCTCCGCGCACGGAAGGTGGGCCCGAGTCTGCGGGTGCTCGACGTGTCCTGGTACCCTCCTCTGCAGCGCAATGCTCAACAAGAATACCGGGAGCGCCACATCCCGGGGGCCTCCTTTTTCAACATCGAAGAGTGCCGCGACCAGAAGTCTCCTTATGAGATGATGCTGCCCAGCGAGGAAGCCTTCGCCAGCTACGTGGGTCGCCTGGGCGTCAGCAACAACACGCATGTGGTGGTGTACGACGGTGACGACTTGGGCAGCTTTTATGGCCCTCGAGCCTGGTGGATGTTCCGGGTGTTTGGCCACCGCACGGTGTCCGTGCTCAATGGGGGCTTCCGGAACTGGCTTCAGGAGGGGCACCCTGTGACAGCAGAACCCACGAACCCGGAGCCCGCGGTCTTCAAAGCCACCCTCGACAAGTCCCTGCTTAAGACCTATGAACAAATGCTGGAAAACCTTGAGAGCAAGCGCTTCCAGATGGTTGACTCCCGGTCCCAGGGGAGGTACCTGGGGACAGAGGCAGAACCTGACAGCAAAG ACCTGGAACCTGGGCACATCCCTGGTTCCCTGAACATGCCTTTCACAGAGTTCCTGACAGCAGAAGGCTTTGAGAAGAGTCCTGAGGAGATCCAAGCTATGTTCAAGGCGAAGAAAGTGGACCTCTCAAAGCCACTCATTGCCACCTGCCGTAAGGGGGTCACCGCTTGTCACATCGCCCTTGCTGCCTACCTCTGTGGCAAGCCTGATGTAGCTGTGTATGATGGCTCTTGGTCTGAGTGGTTCCGGCGGGCACCCCCTGAGCTTCGTGTCTCCCAGTGGAAAGGTGGCAAAGCCtaa